DNA sequence from the Prochlorothrix hollandica PCC 9006 = CALU 1027 genome:
TCCAAGGGGTTGATCCAAGGGGAGGAACGATCCTAATCCATCGTCTGCTATAACGGGGATTCATTCCCTAAAAAAGGTGATTAGCCCCAGGGTTGATCACCTTTTTCTTGTTGATGGTGGGTATCAACTTAAGCCGGGACAGTGGGGCGCGGAGTAATTATTCAGGGGGTCACGGGAGAATGAGGGTTTCAGGCTTCAGAAAACAGACCTGAGGCGATTGGAGAGGATCTATTTCACCTTGGCAGATTCCCCGATTTTGGTAGGGGCAATCCCCCCGTGGTTGCCCCGGTTGTGGGTCGCGAAGAGGGTCGGCACGGGGGCGCGACCCCTACCCGAGGTCGATGGTTCCAAGGTGAAATGCACCCCGTTGATCCGGCTCTGACCGGCGATCGTGGGGCTGAAACCCTACTCACTTTCCCCCTGAATAGTTACGCTAAATAGCCACAGCTAAATATCCAATTCCAACAGATCTAACTGTGCCCCATAGGTTTCAATGAATTCCCGACGGGGGGCCACCCGATCGCCCATCAACACCGTGAAAATGCGATCGGCCTCCGCTGCATCCTCGATTTCAATGCGCTTCATCATCCGAGTTTCCGGATTCATGGTGGTTTCCCAAAGCTGTTTAGGCATCATTTCCCCTAAACCCTTAAAGCGCTGAATATCGTACTTGGCATTGTCGGGGAAAGTGGCAATCCGTTGATTGCGCTCCCGCTCGTTATAGCAATAGTAGTGGTTGCGGCCCCGCTCCACCTTATACAGGGGCGGACAGGCAATGTAGATAAAGCCTTGATCCACCAAGGCCCGCTGGTAGCGATAGAAGAAGGTGAGCAACAGGGTGCGAATATGGGCACCGTCCACGTCTGCATCCGTATTTTTGGCACAAATACCGCCGGTACCACAAATGAAGTTTTCATCCCCCTGGACGGAGAAATCATAGACATAATCGCCGACGGGATCAATTTCTTCATTGCTGACCACAGGCAACCCCATCAGATCGTCACTAATGGTGACCCAGAGGGGGGCGGGGGGGTCGGCACCTGGGATCTGGGCCACCCATGCAGCAGCCTGGGGATGACGCTGCCAGAGGTCTGCGGCGGCGGTCACCTGGTCTTCGCCCTCCAGGGTCAAGGTGTAACGGGAATCCGTGGGGTCCAAGTCAGGGTTGGGGGCGGTGGTGCGGACCACCCAGCCCAGTTGGCCAAAGAGATAAAGTAAGCCTTCCTTCAGGTCTGGGGCAGTGGTGGTCAGGGACAGCTTGCCCTGGTCCAGGGTGCCGTTGGCCAGGAAATAGCCCTCCAGGAAGGCCAGTTGCAGGGGTTCTGACAGGCTGAAGACCACATTGGGCAGTTGGCGGGGGCTACCCTGGAGACCCCAGGCTTGGAGCAGGCGGGCCGTCACCAGACTCTGGAACGAACAGGAAATCCCTGGGCCGTCGGCAGCGTCGGCGGTGTGCAGGGTTGCCCCAAATAGAGCCTCGATCGCCCCGGCCAGTTCTGGGATAAAGGGCCGATGGTGTTCCCCCAGATCTAGGATCACCTGCTGCTGACTGAGGCGACCGATCGCCCCATACCAGCCCAGGAACCAGAGCAGGTCTCGGTTGAGGGGCAAGTAGCGATCGAAGGCTAGATGGCCCTGGCCTTGGGGCACCAGTTGCACCCCATCCCCCAATTGCCGGACCTCCGACGGGGTAAAGTCCTGGAGAGGGTGGCGGTTGCTGGCCGATCGCCCGGAATCAGGGGCGCTATCAGCCCCCGGCTGGACCCGGTTCAGCCAGTCCTCCAGGGTGGAGGGTAGGGTCTGGTATTGGACTCCCTCCGTACAGGCTAGGGTTTCTAGATAGGTCAAGAATTCGGGCAGACCAGGGTGATCGATCCCCTGCTCCCACTGGCTGATGGTCAGGGGCTGGGGTGCCCCACAGGCCACGGCCACCGCTTGCTGACTCAGACCCAGGGCGTTGCGCCGTTCCACCAGTTTCTGCCAATCCGCCAGATCCAACCAAACCCGGGGCTGCTGCCAGCGATCGGGGTTGCTCTGGGGTTGCTCCACCTGACATAACAGCCGCTGATCAACCACCCGGCGCACATCGTCCCCTTGAACCTGGAGGGCTTGGCTCACCCCAGCCTGGTAAAAGGTTTCCAGCAAATCCACCCGGCTGGGGGACAGCGCCGGACGGGGCAAGCGGCGGGGAGCCACCAGTAAATCACCGGGGCGGATTTCGTTGCCTTTTTTCAGTTGCACAGCCCCATGGTCATAGACGTAAACGCTATGGGACGAGGTGACCTTGAGGGAACGGTTATAGCGGGTGGTAAGCCGATACATCGCCTCTTTGTGTTCATGGCGAATCACCGCCTTGAGGGGACGGAAGCGGGTGGTGTGGCCCGTGGGGTCGGGATCAAAGGTCAACACCTGATAGGCCATGGCATCCCGGTACCCCTCGGCGCATTGGTCAATAAATTCGCCAATTTTGACCAGTTCGGTGTGGCCGCGATCGTCCATGACCACGGTGCGCTCATCCCCCGCCACACTCATAATCACAATGCGGTGATACCGCAGTTGGGCTTCGTCAAATTCCTCCCCCTTAATGCCCAGGCCCAGGGCCGTGATCAGGGCTTGAATTTCCGTGTTTTTGTAAATCTTGGCATCATCGGTTTTTTCGATGTTCAGGATCTTGCCACGCAGGGGCAAAATGGCCTGGAACCGGCGATCGCGGCCCTGTTTGGCACTGTTATGGACAAAAACCCCACTGGCCAGGGCAAAGTTGTGGGTCTGGGGCACTTCCAGATCATAGACATCCCAGCGATCGGTCAAGGCTTCCACGGAGACCACCCGGTGGTTGTGGGGCGCAGGCTGGGGTTCGGGCTGGGGTTCGAGCTGGGGTTCTAGCTGGGGTTCGGGCTGAAACGATAAAGCTAGATCTGCGATCGTCCCTGGGACAGACGGCAGATCACCCGTGGGCAGGGAGGGGGACAGAAACCACTGTTCCGAGCCAGGACACCAGACCAACTGGCGATCGCCCTGGCGATATAAGGGCATCAACGACAGCCCAGGGGTGAGGTCCGCCGCCTGGTGATAGGAGCCATCACGCCCCATAAAGCGGTGATCCGGCGTGCAACAGATCACCGCACCGTTATCGAGGGTCACCTGCACCACCTCAGCCTGGGTTTTGGTGAGGCGGGGGTGGACAATGCGCTCAATGCCTAGGGTGCCATCGGCGCGAATGGTATAGCACCAATGCTCCTGACCCCTGGCCTGCTCTGCCACCAAGTCCTTAAAGCTGAGGTGGCGACCATCGGCCAGGGCCACCTGGGTATCCCCCTGGAAACAGCCCCCGGCAGAATCCCCTTCCACAATGAAAATCTCCGACTCCGAGGGATCCCGTGAGCTACAATCCGCCAACTTACCGGGCAAGGTGGACGATTCCAGCACCGACTTGCGTCGCACCAATTCCCGCGCCCGACGGGCTGCTTCCGCTGCATTAAAGGCTTGAATCGCCTTTTCCAAAATGCTATCCACCACCTGGGGGTTAAAGTCCAAATACTCCGTCAACACCTCCCCCACCAGGGAATCGACAATGCCGCGAACTTCCGTGTTACCCAGCTTGGTTTTGGTTTGCCCTTCAAATTCCGGATCCGGCACCTTCACGGAAATCACCGCCGTCAGCCCTTCCCGAATATTTTCCCCCGCCAGATTGCCTTCGCTGTCTTTGCGCTTGTTGCGTTTGCGGGCAAAGGTATTGAAGGTGCGGGTTAAAACCGTTTTCAGCCCTTCTAAATGGGTTCCACCGTCGATCGTCCGAATATTATTGGCAAACCCCAACAAATTATCGCTATAGGCATCCAGACACCACTGGAAGGCTGCTTCCACCTGCACCCCATCCCGTTCCCCGGTCACATAGATAATCTTCTCGTGGATGGGCTGCTTTTCCCGGTTCATGTACTCCACATATTCCCGAATCCCCCCCTCGTAATAATAGGTTTCCACCCGGGGTTGCTCACTGTTGAGCAGGTCTAAGCGCTCATCGCTGAAGATAATCCGCACGCCCCCATTGAGGTAAGCCAACTCCCGCATCCGCCCGGAGAGGAAGTTGTAGTCGAACTGGGTATCTGTGGTAAAAATCTGGGGATCTGGCTTAAATTGAACCTGGGTTCCTGTTTTCTGGGTGGGAATCGCGGACACCTCTAGCTCCGTGACCGGAACGCCTCGCTCAAAGCGCTGGGTGTGGGTTTTGCCCAAGCGCCACACCGTGACTTCCACCCATTCCGACAGGGCATTGACCACGGAGATCCCCACCCCATGCAAGCCCCCGGAGACCTTATAACCGCCGCCGCCAAATTTCCCCCCCGCGTGGAGTACCGTCAGCACGGTTTCTAGGGCTGATTTACCGGTGCGGGGGTGGACATCCGTAGGAATACCTCGGCCATCATCATCCACACAGACCGAGCCATCGGGCAGGAGCCGGATGTTGATATTTTTGCAATAACCAGCCAGGGCTTCATCAACGGAGTTGTCAACAACTTCATAGACTAAATGGTGTAACCCCCGTGGCCCGGTCGTTCCGATGTACATGCCGGGGCGCTTGCGGACGGGTTCTAGCCCTTCCAGCACCTGAATCTGATCAGCACCGTACTCGTTGGTCATGGGGCACACTCCAAAATAATGGCCAAAATCCTGGAAACGGGGGCTTCCAATCTGAAACAGGTAAATTTTACCACAAAAGCTTTAGGCGGGCTTATAGACCCGGTTCAGGCCATCTTTACCGGGGGGGTGGAGGGGGAATTATGGCAGTACAAGAATCCTGGCCTGCGGCGACCCTATACCCATCACTCAAAGTCGTTCCATCCTCTGCCGCGATCGCCCGGTGCAACCTACCCCTAACCCCGACCCGGAGGGGGCTGGGGGGTGGGTCAACCGAGGGCACCCACAGACCAGTTTGCTCACTCCCCGCCGGGACAGAGAAGGATCAGGATAGAGGTACGGCTAACCAGACAGGCACGGCTAACCAGACAGGCACGGCTAACCAGACAGGCACGGCTAACCAGACAGGCACGGCTAACCAGACAGGCACGGCTAACCAGACAGGCACGGCTAGGCTCGGTTAAAAGCCTTTGTCATCGTCGTCGTATTGCTTTTTCTTGTCCGGCAGATTCAAAGGAGCCGTATAAGGAGCCGTATAGGGAGGAGTGCTGGGTTTATCGGCCCAGACATCTTCATCATCGTCATCGTAGTAGCTGCCATAGCCAGAGTCAGTAGATGGGGGGGCACCATAGCCCGGATCCCGGTAGGGGGCAGGTTCCGAGGGTCGCGGCGGTTCCGGGCGCGGTTCGGGGTAGCGGGGTGCTTCGCGGCGGGGTTCGGGGTAACGGGGTTCCGGCTCATAGTAGCGATCGCGCCCCGAAGCTTCATTCCAATTATCGGACTCCGGCTCATAGTAGCGCCGGCGTTGTTCCAGGGGTTGGGGCACCACCCGAGGCACTGGCTCCAATTCCGGCTCTTGCCAGTTGTCATCATCCCAGGTACTGGGTTGGGGCTGGGGTTGGGGTTGAACCCGTTGTTGCGCCACGGGTTGGCGGTAGGGCTGGCTATAGCTGGGGGTGCGCAGGGGTTCCCCAGTGCCCAACTGGTTCTCGGCGGGGGTGCTGGGGATAATATAGTCGTCTTCGTTGTCCCGTTCCCAAGGGGCAGAGGACAGTCCCAGCTTTTCCATGACTCCGACGGTCAATTGCACCAGGCGATCTTCTGATCCCTCAAAAACAATGATGCGATTGGGACCCGTGCTGGAAATTTCCTCAATGGGCAACTCATAGGTGCTCAGCAGGGTTTCGGGCACGGCTGTCACCCCCAGGGAGGCAATGATCAGGGTTTCCACTTCCCCGTTCTCAATATTGAAGGTAAAGCCCCGCACCCGTCCTAGGGGTTCATTGTTTTCCGTGATCACTTCACTATTGATCAGGGTGCTGTAGCGTTCGGGATCGAGGTCTTCAATGACATCGCTGTTGTCCACCAGCACCACATCCCCCACCTGTTGGACGCTGTCCAAGTACATGTAGGTGGTGAGGCTGAGACCGGGCAGGACTCTGGCCATGGCGCTGTCCCGTAGACCAAGGGCCACGACTTCGCGGCGATCGACATCCACCAGCAGTTCACTAACAACCCCCAGCCGCTTGCCGGTGTCGCGGGTAATAACCTGGCTACCCAGAAGTTCGGAACGTTGCCAAATGAGTTCAGATGCCATTGCCGAGTCCTAATCTCGAAAGTCCTAATCTCGAACCAATGCGTCACGCGATGCGCTTCTTTCTTGGATCTATCTTAATCTGTAGCCTATCTTAACAATACTAAACCCTTTTCCAAAACAGCCACTGACCGATGATGGATCAAATGACGGATCAAATGACGGATCAGATGACGGATCAGATGACGGATCAGATGACGGATCAATGAACGCACCACGGGGGAAACCACGGGGGAAACCGATCCCCAGAACTACCCTATACCCATCCCTCGGAGTCTTTCTAATCCTCTGCGGCGATCGCCAGATTTAACCCACCCCTCGCCCCGACCTGGAGGGGAAGGGGAGAGTTCAGGCTTTGGGCTTGGGGAGGGCAGGAACCGCAGCGGCGTGGGGGGGAGGGCAGGGTTCGGCGGGGGGAATGGATCCCCGTCCGGTGCGGGGGGGGGAGGTGATCGTCTCCAGGTAATCGGCGTGGCTGGCGAATTCTGGCAAAATTTCTCGACTAAAGGCTTCTGCTGCCTTCGATCGGTAGCGATTAGGGTTATAGATCACCGACAGGGTTCGTTTAATCACCACCTCATCCACGGGGGCACGGTGCAGCAGACCCATGTCCAATTCTTTCTCAATGGCCGACACCGACACAAACGCAGCCCCTAAGCCCGCTTGCACGGCGTTTTTGATGGCTTCGATCGAATTCAACTCCATTTCGATGCGCAAACGGCGGGTTTCAATGCCACACCGGGTTAAAACTTGATCGATAACCTTGCGAATGGTGGACTGGGAGTCCAGAGCGATGAATTGCAGTTTATAGAGATCTTCCCGTTGGATGCGGGCCGGTTGGGCCAGGGAGTGCTGGGGGGGCAAAATCAGGGCTAACTCGTCCTCGGCATAGGGCACCATCATCAGGGAGTCCTGCAACTCCACCGGCACTTCTCCCCCAATAATGGCCAAATCGATCTGACCATTGGCCACGCTCCAGGAGGTACGGCGGGTGGAATGGACATGGAGTTGCACCGCCACATCGGGATAGCGTTGGCGAAAGAGACCAATCATGCGGGGCAGGAAATAGGTGCCGGTGGTCTGGCTGGCCCCCACGATTAGGGTCCCCCCCTGGAGGTTCTGCAAGTCTTCGAGGGCGCGGCAGGTTTCGCCACAGAGGCTGAGGATTTTTTCCCCATAGTTCAGCAACAAATGTCCCGCTTCCGTCAGTTGGGCGCGGCGACCGCCGCGATCGAACAGGGGCACATCCAATTGCCGCTCTAGGTTTTGGATCTGGAGGCTCACCGCCGGTTGGGACACATAAAGGCTATCAGCAGCCCGTTTAAAGCTGCCCTCGGCGGCGATCGCCCTCAAAATTCGCAACTGATCCAGGGTGAAGGGCAAGTCAGACATAGTTCCTGAGGATGGAGGATAAGAGCGCAACAGGAAGACCACCGAGGCACAGTCGGGGAATAAGCTGCAATAAGCTAAGTGGCATCCCGCGATGGTTCCTCTGGCTAAGGGGAAACTAGAGGGGGGCAGGCTGGTGAGGAGACCCCCAGGGATACCCCAGTATAGGAGCCTCCCTTCCTTTTTCCCCAGGCTGTCACGATCGATAACCTAGACTGTAGGGCGCTGCCCTGGACGATCGCCGGAGGAAAGGGGGGAAATGATGCTAATGCTAGGCGGGAAGAATAGCTGTCCAACCCTAAGTCGCTAGGCTACAACCTATCACGCTACAAAGTATATAGTTCTGCCGTTGCCTACGGCACACCGATGAGCATAAACCCGGATTCTAGCGGTAAGTGTCCGGAGAGATTCTAGAAAGCACTGGTGATCTCTTACAGCGATCGTAGTCTTACAGCAGTCCGAAATGGGTCGTGTGGTGTGTGCCCTCCGGGGGTACACCACACCAAGGGTTTCAGCCATCGAGATGCCTACAACTGATTTAGGGTTGCTGTACAGCGATCGTAGTCTTATCTAGAGATGTTGTTTTATGGCAATGGGAGGTAGATCAAGCCCCTAGTCTCCTGAAACGTCCTGAGGGGTTTAATCCCTGAAGCCATTCTTGAGATCAGGAGGTTACAGTAGGGCCACCAAGCTGGCCAGAGTTTGCCATAGCTGCCCTGGGCATGGCCTTCTGATGGACTAGCGATCGGGAGAGAGACCAAGGCTATCAGGAGGAATCTGAATTCTGGGGCTAACGGGACCTATGATCGGGTGTTGGGTTGCTGGGTTAGCCCAGGGGAACGGCTTACCGGCTTTACCCCAATGATCCCCAGCGTTAAAGTGCTCGGAATCACCGCTCAGGATCACAGATCAAAATCACAGATCAAAATCACAGATCAAGATCACATAGAATCACAGGGCAGGATCACAGAGCAGAATCACATCTGAAACCCCTTTGAACCTTAATCCGGACACCAGCTTCAAGAATGTTTAGATCAGTTCAAGATCAGCAAAAATCTCTAACCCTCCTTCCTTAACAGGTTTATGATTCAAGGAGATATCCCCAGATTGAGGTGTAACTCCCAAAGCCATCCCCTGGAACCCAGCCAGCCCCTTACTCTGTCCTGAAGGCACCTGCTATAGTCAGCACATTATCTAAACCGTCCATGTCACCAGGAACAGTCTCCACCCTTGATCCCTATCGCACCTCGGATGACCAGCTCTGACCTAGTTTTTCCAGTGTTGTCCCAGTACCAACGGAAGCGTCAGGGTTGCAGTGAACGGCTGGGCCACCTCCCCCCATTCATCAAGGAATCCCGGAGAATTCCCATAGCGGAGATGAGAGAATCCCCCATTACCTTCAATGATTACCTGTTACAGCACTCCTAAATCAGTTGTAAGGATCTCCATGGCTGAAACCCTTGATGTGATGTGCCCCCGGAGGGCGCACACCACACGACCCATTTCGGATTGCTGTATACATTTGAAATAAACTATCGTTCTAGACATCAACCGATCCACAGACAGTTACAATCAATGGTTTTTTTTATTTTTGCGTGTCAGCATAACCTAGAAGTATTGACAGGTTTATGAAACAGGAGGTTGTCCAAAATTTTTTAGATTTACCCGGCATTGTGGGTGTGGCACTAATGGATGGACGATCGCGGCCCTTCTTTTGTGGTATCGATCAGTTTCTGAACTTTCAACAAAAAGAAGCCCTAGCCCAGGGTATTCGTCAAGTGATCGAGACGACTCCTGATAGCTTCACAGACTTTCAATTTAAATTTACTGATACTCAAATTTATATTTATAAGCTACATCGAGGACTGATTTTATTGGTGTTAGCCAACCAAGATTTGCTCTTGGCGGATTATGTCCCCGTGATGGCCTTACTGAAATCGACCATCCAGGAAGACCTGAGCAATGCCATTGCTACGTTTCGGCTATTGGTGGGCAATGCTACCCTAACGGGACAAAACTATTGGAATACAAAATCAGGGGTATCCACCAATGTCCCTAAAAGTAATGTCTCAAACACCAAAACCGTTGCCCCCAAAGTTATTGATCCCAGTGCTGTCGTTCGCCCCGGCACGCCCACTCAAACGAGAGACACCGTCACCAATTCCCCAGAGATTGGGACGGTCACCAACCCTGCGGCAGCGGTCCCCAGCGTCAGCGTCAAGGATTACTTACAAGCCTTAAATCAATTAAGCCAATTTTCCAAGCAGTATTTAGGAACAGCGGTGATTGTCAATTATTGGAAATCTAGCCGCCCTAAGGATGACTGGCTCATGGCTTTTGAGATAGAGCGATCGGGCACACTGCAATTGGCCAGTGGTAGTGCTAGTTTGGCCCGCAATGGGGTTAATGCTAGGCAAAAACAGTTGATGCGGGAATGGGTAGCTGCCTTTGTAAAACGTTGCTCCATGGTAATTCGAGATTTCTCCGATCTCTTAAAGAAAGGGGATCTAGACGATAAAACCAAGGGGTTACTGTTTTGAAACCTGGGCAATAAGATAACGCGATGGGCAACTTACGGAAAACCCTCATCCCCCAGCCCCTTGGGTGCATGTCAGGGTTGGGGGGGTGCATCGTAGGGGCGAAGCATGGGCGGCAAAACTTGGGGCGATCACCCAGACAATACCTGCGCCCATGCTTCGCCCGTACCCAAAATGGGGGCATTGACCTCCCCTGATTTCAATCCGATCCTGCCCCCCCAATGACGAGATGCGCCCCAGCCCCTTCTCCCACAAGGGGAGAAGGGGAGCAAGACTTCTTCAAAGTCCCTCTCCTGTTCTGGGAGAGGGATTTAGGGTGAGGGTCTTCGGGAAACTCGCACCTCACTTTAGTCAGGACTTCAGCCCTTCTTAATGCGGATCCCTCGACGAATTGGGAGAAGCGGCGCAGCCGCTACAGCCCTGATTCGGTAGGGGCAATCCCCCCGTGGTTGCCCCGGCTGTGGGTCGCGAAGAGGGTCGGCACGGGGGCGAGAACCCTACCCGAAGTCGAGGGTTCCCCAGTAAATTGAACCCCTTTGAGACGGTCCTGACCGGCGATCGTGGGGCCGAAACCCTACTCACTTCCCCCTGAATAGTTACTTCAAGGTGCCCGTTAAATATCGCGTCTTCACCCCAAGCACCGGTTAGCCGCCAGAGAAAGGTTAAAACAGGCGGCACTGGCCCTGGTGGCGCAAGAGATGATCACACAGCACCAACGCCACCATGGCTTCCACCATGGGCACTGCGCGGGGCAAAACGCAGGGATCATGGCGACCCTTGGCAGAAAGGAGCGTTTCTTCCCCGGTATTGGTGACGGTGCGCTGTTCCTTGCGGATAGTGGCAGTGGGCTTAAAGGCCACCCGAATCACAATGTTTTCCCCATTGGAAATCCCCCCTTGGGTGCCCCCAGAGCGGTTGGTGCGGGTGCGGGTTTCACCGCGATCGTCGATGTAAAACTCATCATTATGCTCACTGCCCTTGAGCAGAGTGCCCCCAAACCCCGAACCCAGCTCAAAGCCCTTGGAAGCGGGGAGAGACATGACCCCTTTGGCTAGATCCGCTTCTAGTTTGTCAAATACAGGGGATCCCAGACCTTTGGGCACCTGGCGGGCCACACATTCCACTACGCCGCCGATCGAGTCCCCTTCGTCCCGCACCTGTTCCACCAAAGTCAGCATTTGGGCCGCCATGGCGGCATCGGGACAGCGGACAATATTACTTTCAATTTGCTCTAGGGTGACGTGGTTGGGGTCGATCTCCGCCTGCAAATGCTGAATCCGCTGCACATAGCCCAGAATCTCTACCCCCGCCACCTGGTGCAGAATTTTTTTGGCGATCGCCCCCGCCGCCACCCGACCAATGGTTTCCCGGGCAGAGGAACGGCCCCCCCCCTGGTAGTTGCGAATACCATACTTCGCGTCATAGGTGGCATCGGCATGGGAGGGGCGATATTTCTGCACCATATCGTCGTAATCCTGGGGCCGGGTATCTTGGTTGCGCACCAGGATCGTGATGGGAGTCCCAAGGGTTTGGCCCTGGAAAACACCGGAAATAATTTCGCAGGTATCGGTTTCTTTGCGGGGGGTGGTGATTTTGCTTTGACCGGGACGGCGGCGATCGAGTTCAAACTGAATCTCTTCCGGGGAAATCTCCAGACGGGGAGGACAGCCATCGATGACAACCCCAACACCGCCCCCATGGGACTCACCAAAGGTAGTAATGCGAAAAAGATGTCCGAAGCTGTTGCCCATGGTGTGTTGCTCTGTAGGTGTTGCTCTGTGTCAGTAAAAATCTGTGTCAGTAAAAAGAGTTGCCGTAGGTTGGGTAGAGGTACGCAACCCAACACGAGACTTACAAATTACTCCGTTGGGTTTCGCCCTGGGAGGTTGGGGACATGGGCCTAGACTGGTTGCAGGCTCAACCCAACCTACAGCCAAAAGGGCATACGACATGTAGGTTGGGTTGAGCCTTGCGAAACCCAACACAACCCTTGTGGCGGTTGGGTTCTGTTCCTCTACCCAACCTACAGCGACTGCCGAAAAAACCGCTGTCTAGGTCAAGATCGACCCAAACCGGGCAGGATCCGGGTTTCGCCGCCCAAGGCAGAATCCTGTGTCAGTCCACCGGGCTAAGGGGAACAGGGTCCAGCCTACGGCAAACACCGCTACGGCAAACACCGCTACGGCAGGCACCGCTACGACAGGCACCGCTAGCTATATTACAATCTGCCAGGGTCGCAGCAAGACAGCGTATAGTAGAGACGGTCAAGACGCTGCGGCCCACGTCAGGATCGGCGAGCATTATCGGCGAGCATTATCGGCGAGCATTGTCCTGACCTTCCCAGGGTTCTGGGTAGCCCCAAGGCTTTGTACTGTAGCCTCAAGGCTTTTTGTTCTTTATTTACGTTCGCGATCGTTAGCGCCTGCTCCACTGTCACTAACTCCGCCCTAAAGGACGGAGCTTGCCTAAACCAATTTAGGCAACGTAAGTAGCGACTACCACACTGAGACACAACTTGGCACAGACCTCCGAATACTTCCCCAGTTCGGATTCCCTCTAAGCCTTATTGGTAGGGCGTTGTGAGACAAGACATCTTAGTTGTGTTGTGGGAGGGGACTTAAACGAGTTTGCTGGTTCTCGGCCTTATCGGCAATTAAAAACCAGTACCCGCAAGGGTTCTATGTAAAGCCGTGCTTCAGCACGGGGTTTCTACCCAAATTTTTGATGAATGCAGAATCAAAATCCGTCTCTTTCTCGGCAGAAGACTTTGAGAAAGCGTTAGCCGCCCACGACTACGAGTTCCAGAAAGGCCAGACGGTGACCGGGGTGATTGTGGATCACGCCACGGACGGTACCTATATTGACATCGGGGGCAAGTCGTCGGCTTTTCTGCCCCGACGGGAAGCGGGATTAAAGACCGTGGTGGATTTGTCGGCCCGGTTTCCCCTGGGGGAAGAGCGAGAGTTTTTAATTATCCAAGATCAAAATGCCGATGGCCAAGTGACCCTCTCGGTGCGGCAACTGGAGTTGAAGCACATTTGGGACAGCCTGGAGGAGCAACAAACCAGTAAGACAGTGTTCCAAGTGAAGGTGACCGGCACCAATCGCGGCGGTGTGATGGTGGATGTGGATGGGTTGCGGGGGTTTATTCCGCGATCGCACCTCCATGACAAAGAGGGGATGGAGTCCCTCAAGGGTCAGGTGATCACGGCAGCA
Encoded proteins:
- a CDS encoding ATP-binding protein — translated: MTNEYGADQIQVLEGLEPVRKRPGMYIGTTGPRGLHHLVYEVVDNSVDEALAGYCKNINIRLLPDGSVCVDDDGRGIPTDVHPRTGKSALETVLTVLHAGGKFGGGGYKVSGGLHGVGISVVNALSEWVEVTVWRLGKTHTQRFERGVPVTELEVSAIPTQKTGTQVQFKPDPQIFTTDTQFDYNFLSGRMRELAYLNGGVRIIFSDERLDLLNSEQPRVETYYYEGGIREYVEYMNREKQPIHEKIIYVTGERDGVQVEAAFQWCLDAYSDNLLGFANNIRTIDGGTHLEGLKTVLTRTFNTFARKRNKRKDSEGNLAGENIREGLTAVISVKVPDPEFEGQTKTKLGNTEVRGIVDSLVGEVLTEYLDFNPQVVDSILEKAIQAFNAAEAARRARELVRRKSVLESSTLPGKLADCSSRDPSESEIFIVEGDSAGGCFQGDTQVALADGRHLSFKDLVAEQARGQEHWCYTIRADGTLGIERIVHPRLTKTQAEVVQVTLDNGAVICCTPDHRFMGRDGSYHQAADLTPGLSLMPLYRQGDRQLVWCPGSEQWFLSPSLPTGDLPSVPGTIADLALSFQPEPQLEPQLEPQPEPQPAPHNHRVVSVEALTDRWDVYDLEVPQTHNFALASGVFVHNSAKQGRDRRFQAILPLRGKILNIEKTDDAKIYKNTEIQALITALGLGIKGEEFDEAQLRYHRIVIMSVAGDERTVVMDDRGHTELVKIGEFIDQCAEGYRDAMAYQVLTFDPDPTGHTTRFRPLKAVIRHEHKEAMYRLTTRYNRSLKVTSSHSVYVYDHGAVQLKKGNEIRPGDLLVAPRRLPRPALSPSRVDLLETFYQAGVSQALQVQGDDVRRVVDQRLLCQVEQPQSNPDRWQQPRVWLDLADWQKLVERRNALGLSQQAVAVACGAPQPLTISQWEQGIDHPGLPEFLTYLETLACTEGVQYQTLPSTLEDWLNRVQPGADSAPDSGRSASNRHPLQDFTPSEVRQLGDGVQLVPQGQGHLAFDRYLPLNRDLLWFLGWYGAIGRLSQQQVILDLGEHHRPFIPELAGAIEALFGATLHTADAADGPGISCSFQSLVTARLLQAWGLQGSPRQLPNVVFSLSEPLQLAFLEGYFLANGTLDQGKLSLTTTAPDLKEGLLYLFGQLGWVVRTTAPNPDLDPTDSRYTLTLEGEDQVTAAADLWQRHPQAAAWVAQIPGADPPAPLWVTISDDLMGLPVVSNEEIDPVGDYVYDFSVQGDENFICGTGGICAKNTDADVDGAHIRTLLLTFFYRYQRALVDQGFIYIACPPLYKVERGRNHYYCYNERERNQRIATFPDNAKYDIQRFKGLGEMMPKQLWETTMNPETRMMKRIEIEDAAEADRIFTVLMGDRVAPRREFIETYGAQLDLLELDI
- a CDS encoding PRC-barrel domain-containing protein, producing the protein MASELIWQRSELLGSQVITRDTGKRLGVVSELLVDVDRREVVALGLRDSAMARVLPGLSLTTYMYLDSVQQVGDVVLVDNSDVIEDLDPERYSTLINSEVITENNEPLGRVRGFTFNIENGEVETLIIASLGVTAVPETLLSTYELPIEEISSTGPNRIIVFEGSEDRLVQLTVGVMEKLGLSSAPWERDNEDDYIIPSTPAENQLGTGEPLRTPSYSQPYRQPVAQQRVQPQPQPQPSTWDDDNWQEPELEPVPRVVPQPLEQRRRYYEPESDNWNEASGRDRYYEPEPRYPEPRREAPRYPEPRPEPPRPSEPAPYRDPGYGAPPSTDSGYGSYYDDDDEDVWADKPSTPPYTAPYTAPLNLPDKKKQYDDDDKGF
- a CDS encoding LysR family transcriptional regulator; its protein translation is MSDLPFTLDQLRILRAIAAEGSFKRAADSLYVSQPAVSLQIQNLERQLDVPLFDRGGRRAQLTEAGHLLLNYGEKILSLCGETCRALEDLQNLQGGTLIVGASQTTGTYFLPRMIGLFRQRYPDVAVQLHVHSTRRTSWSVANGQIDLAIIGGEVPVELQDSLMMVPYAEDELALILPPQHSLAQPARIQREDLYKLQFIALDSQSTIRKVIDQVLTRCGIETRRLRIEMELNSIEAIKNAVQAGLGAAFVSVSAIEKELDMGLLHRAPVDEVVIKRTLSVIYNPNRYRSKAAEAFSREILPEFASHADYLETITSPPRTGRGSIPPAEPCPPPHAAAVPALPKPKA
- a CDS encoding thioredoxin codes for the protein MAGQDRLKGVQFTGEPSTSGRVLAPVPTLFATHSRGNHGGIAPTESGL